A genomic stretch from Legionellales bacterium includes:
- the mraZ gene encoding division/cell wall cluster transcriptional repressor MraZ, with amino-acid sequence MYRGINTINLDAKGRLTIPTRYRERLQETCSGVIVATIDTEAPCLLLYPLPEWEAIEAKISALSSFNKSTRRIQRLLIGHATELESDGTGRVLIPPPLRQYANLDKHVVLVGQGKKFELWDETQWNDSRDQWLRDGSDMNGEDIPDDLKNLSL; translated from the coding sequence ATGTATCGAGGAATCAACACAATCAATCTGGATGCGAAAGGTCGCTTAACTATTCCGACTCGCTATCGTGAACGCCTCCAAGAGACTTGCTCTGGAGTGATTGTGGCGACAATCGATACGGAAGCACCCTGCTTATTGCTCTATCCATTACCCGAGTGGGAAGCGATTGAGGCAAAAATTTCAGCGCTTTCGAGCTTCAATAAATCCACTCGCCGTATTCAACGTTTGTTAATTGGTCATGCGACTGAGTTAGAAAGCGATGGTACGGGACGGGTATTAATCCCACCCCCTTTACGCCAATATGCGAATTTAGATAAACACGTCGTGTTAGTGGGGCAAGGTAAAAAGTTTGAATTATGGGATGAAACCCAGTGGAATGATTCCCGTGATCAATGGTTGCGTGATGGTAGTGATATGAATGGGGAAGATATTCCCGATGATTTGAAGAATTTATCGTTGTAA